Proteins encoded in a region of the Hymenobacter swuensis DY53 genome:
- a CDS encoding terminase small subunit-like protein, translating into MPAPRTPSATAGRPSSYSAELAETICDRLAEGESLRAICASEGMPHKKTVLRWLRNDEAFRAQYAQAREEQAEHLLDEIFAIADDTTNDTEHGDAGPKANTEWIARSRLRVDTRKWAMSKLAPKKYGDKLDVTSAGEKVAPQFYILPDGSRIEF; encoded by the coding sequence ATGCCTGCCCCTCGTACTCCCTCCGCTACTGCTGGCCGCCCGTCTTCCTACTCTGCCGAGCTGGCCGAAACCATCTGTGACCGTTTGGCCGAGGGCGAGTCGTTGCGGGCCATCTGCGCCAGTGAGGGGATGCCGCACAAGAAGACGGTGCTTCGCTGGCTGCGCAACGACGAAGCATTTCGCGCCCAGTACGCGCAGGCGCGGGAGGAGCAGGCGGAGCACCTGCTGGATGAAATCTTTGCTATTGCCGACGATACGACCAACGACACCGAGCACGGCGACGCGGGGCCTAAGGCCAACACCGAATGGATTGCCCGGTCCCGCCTCCGTGTCGATACCCGCAAGTGGGCCATGAGCAAGCTGGCCCCGAAGAAGTACGGCGACAAGCTGGACGTAACCAGTGCCGGGGAGAAAGTGGCCCCGCAGTTCTATATCCTGCCCGATGGTAGCCGAATCGAGTTCTAG
- a CDS encoding phage terminase large subunit, producing MVAESSSSAVNTLFDVSDFPKAGEFINACLSQKYFVICYGGAIRGGKTFNSLGGLVLLHRMFPGSRSVIVRDTLETLKKNTLPSVTKAFPSNFIKDFNGTDYQWRFTNGSNCMFMSENAERDPDMDRWNGLEYNFILLEQAEELREKTFFKAIERAGSYVLPRGQKQPRPIILITVNPTDTWVRKQFYEPYMNGTLPEGWLYIPARIDDNPHIPDSYKESLLQMKLVNPIHYERFVSGNWDVKEATGNEFYAAFSRTKHVQPTAYLPGLPILSSWDANALPYSHTLLCQPERVGEGLVLRFFHEYALTPPKSGIANTGKQFLLDRTANGWQSSALFLTGDATLRNAKIGEQRGESLFNDVQAAVLPALHSGSADLWPRKNAGVMRRGDFLNYLLRGGVPGVSVQIDPSLVRLIEDLEQVQKGVDGKVKPKVKDKELGATYERLGHGADNFDYVCLSHPLIAAAYEAFKNGRDD from the coding sequence ATGGTAGCCGAATCGAGTTCTAGCGCAGTCAACACCCTGTTCGACGTGAGTGACTTCCCCAAAGCCGGGGAGTTCATCAACGCCTGCCTGTCGCAGAAGTACTTCGTCATCTGCTACGGCGGTGCTATTCGGGGCGGCAAGACCTTCAACAGCCTAGGCGGGCTGGTGCTGCTGCACCGGATGTTCCCCGGCTCCCGGTCCGTTATCGTGCGCGATACCCTGGAGACGCTGAAGAAGAACACGCTGCCCTCCGTCACCAAAGCCTTTCCCTCCAACTTCATCAAGGACTTCAACGGCACGGACTACCAATGGCGGTTTACCAACGGCAGCAACTGCATGTTCATGTCGGAAAATGCCGAGCGCGACCCGGATATGGACCGCTGGAACGGCTTGGAGTACAACTTCATCCTGCTGGAGCAAGCCGAGGAACTGCGGGAGAAGACGTTCTTCAAAGCCATTGAGCGGGCCGGCTCCTACGTGTTGCCTAGAGGGCAGAAACAGCCCCGGCCCATCATCCTGATTACGGTCAACCCCACCGATACGTGGGTCAGGAAGCAGTTCTACGAGCCCTACATGAACGGCACCCTCCCGGAGGGGTGGCTCTACATCCCGGCCCGGATTGATGACAACCCCCACATCCCCGACAGCTACAAAGAGTCGCTGCTGCAGATGAAGCTGGTGAACCCAATTCACTACGAACGCTTCGTCAGCGGCAACTGGGACGTGAAGGAGGCAACGGGCAACGAGTTCTACGCCGCCTTCTCCCGCACGAAGCACGTCCAGCCCACCGCGTACCTGCCGGGCCTGCCGATTCTTAGCAGCTGGGATGCCAACGCGCTGCCGTACTCCCATACCCTGCTGTGCCAGCCCGAGCGAGTAGGCGAAGGGTTGGTACTGCGGTTCTTTCATGAGTACGCCCTCACGCCTCCCAAGTCCGGTATTGCCAATACGGGCAAGCAGTTTCTACTGGACCGCACCGCCAACGGCTGGCAGAGCAGCGCGCTGTTCCTGACGGGTGACGCCACGCTGCGCAACGCCAAGATCGGCGAGCAACGCGGCGAGAGCCTGTTCAACGACGTGCAGGCGGCGGTACTACCGGCCCTGCACAGCGGATCTGCCGACCTGTGGCCCCGCAAAAACGCGGGCGTGATGCGCCGCGGGGACTTTCTCAACTACCTGCTCCGGGGCGGGGTACCCGGCGTATCGGTGCAGATCGACCCGTCGCTCGTGCGGCTCATTGAGGACCTGGAGCAGGTGCAGAAAGGCGTGGATGGGAAGGTGAAGCCCAAAGTGAAGGACAAGGAGTTGGGGGCTACCTACGAGCGGCTTGGTCATGGCGCGGACAATTTTGACTATGTCTGCCTCAGCCACCCCCTGATAGCCGCAGCATACGAAGCATTTAAAAATGGCCGGGACGATTAA